A genome region from Sphingobacteriaceae bacterium GW460-11-11-14-LB5 includes the following:
- a CDS encoding carboxypeptidase has product MKFRFILATFLSVSAFAYAQQGPRKSQSKETVTTTQVTVKDEPKSSANERTIKVESSVVTNHAVTIDGKSVPYKATTGTLPVWDEDGKPIAGLFYTYYERSDVQNRDKRPLVISFNGGPGSASVWMHIAYTGPVVLNIDDEGYPVQPYGYKENPYSILDVADIIYIDPVNTGYSRAVSKDIPTNKFFGVRADIKYLAEWINTFVTRNNRWASPKFLIGESYGTTRVSGLALELQNSQWMYLNGVVLVSPTELGIERSGPVDAALRLPYFAATAWYHKALAADLQAKDLTAMLPEVESFTINELIPAISQGGMLSADKKKAIAVKMARYAGLSEKVILDYNLNVPTDFFWKELLRDKGFTVGRLDSRYRGIDKMSAGEGPDYNAELTSWLHSFTPAINMYIRNELNYKTDLKYNMFGSVYPWDQTGNQTGDNLRQAMAQNPYLHLLVQSGYYDGACDYFNAKYSMWQLDAAGKLQDRMKWEGYRSGHMMYLRKDDLKTANNHIREFIKKALPKPGEAAKF; this is encoded by the coding sequence ATGAAATTCAGATTTATACTTGCTACATTTTTAAGCGTAAGCGCTTTTGCCTATGCACAACAGGGGCCAAGAAAAAGCCAATCTAAAGAAACTGTAACCACCACCCAGGTTACCGTTAAAGACGAGCCAAAATCTTCGGCAAACGAAAGAACCATTAAAGTGGAGAGCTCGGTAGTTACCAATCACGCGGTAACCATTGATGGTAAATCCGTTCCGTATAAGGCTACAACAGGTACGCTGCCCGTTTGGGATGAAGACGGAAAACCGATTGCAGGTTTGTTTTATACTTATTACGAACGCAGCGATGTGCAAAATCGTGATAAGCGACCTTTAGTCATCTCTTTTAACGGTGGCCCGGGCTCGGCTTCAGTGTGGATGCATATTGCCTATACGGGTCCTGTGGTTTTGAATATTGATGATGAAGGTTATCCTGTACAACCTTATGGTTATAAAGAAAATCCATATTCTATTTTAGATGTTGCCGATATTATCTACATCGATCCGGTTAACACCGGCTATTCGAGAGCAGTAAGTAAAGATATTCCCACCAATAAGTTTTTTGGGGTGCGTGCCGATATCAAATACCTGGCCGAGTGGATCAATACTTTTGTAACGCGCAACAACCGATGGGCCTCTCCAAAATTTTTAATTGGCGAAAGTTATGGTACCACACGTGTTTCGGGCTTGGCTTTAGAGCTGCAGAACAGCCAGTGGATGTATTTAAATGGTGTGGTATTGGTTTCGCCAACCGAACTCGGTATTGAACGGAGCGGTCCTGTTGATGCGGCTTTGCGTTTGCCGTATTTTGCTGCTACAGCCTGGTACCATAAAGCTTTGGCCGCCGATTTACAAGCTAAAGATTTAACGGCGATGCTTCCGGAAGTGGAAAGTTTTACCATTAATGAATTGATCCCCGCTATTTCGCAGGGTGGAATGTTGAGCGCCGATAAAAAGAAAGCCATTGCCGTGAAAATGGCCCGTTACGCTGGGCTTTCAGAAAAAGTGATATTAGATTATAACCTCAATGTACCAACCGATTTCTTTTGGAAAGAATTGTTGAGGGATAAAGGTTTTACGGTGGGCAGGTTAGATTCGCGCTACCGTGGTATCGACAAAATGAGTGCCGGCGAAGGACCGGATTATAATGCAGAACTAACTTCCTGGCTGCATTCATTTACGCCAGCCATCAATATGTACATCCGTAATGAGCTGAATTATAAAACCGATTTGAAATACAATATGTTTGGCTCAGTTTATCCATGGGATCAAACTGGCAATCAAACCGGCGATAACCTCCGTCAGGCCATGGCACAGAATCCATATCTGCATTTATTGGTGCAATCGGGTTATTACGACGGGGCCTGCGATTATTTCAACGCGAAATACAGCATGTGGCAGTTAGATGCTGCGGGTAAGTTGCAGGATAGAATGAAATGGGAAGGTTACCGTAGCGGCCATATGATGTACCTACGTAAGGATGACCTGAAAACGGCTAATAACCATATCCGTGAGTTTATTAAAAAAGCATTACCAAAGCCTGGCGAAGCCGCTAAGTTCTAA
- a CDS encoding acetyl-CoA carboxylase carboxyl transferase subunit alpha — protein sequence MQQIKTSFDFEKPIADLVQQIEKVKQVAEKTKVDMSATLDELDGKLDETTNNLYKNLTGWNKVQMSRHPDRPQTLDYINMICDDFIEMHGDRTVKDDKAIIGGFASINGQTVMVIGHQKGKNTKERQFRNFGMANPEGYRKALRLMRLAEKFNKPVVSFIDTMGAYPGLEAEERGQGEAIARNLLEMSILRVPIICIVVGEGASGGALGIGIGDKVYMLEHTWYSVISPESCSSILWRSWDFKEKAAECLKLTSDDMFGNKLIDGIIPEPLGGAHQDPELMGRTLKDYLVKDLAALGKLKTDKLIEQRIEKFCAMGVVNE from the coding sequence ATGCAGCAAATAAAAACATCATTCGATTTTGAAAAACCTATTGCCGATTTAGTTCAGCAGATAGAAAAGGTTAAGCAAGTTGCCGAAAAAACTAAGGTAGATATGTCTGCCACGTTAGACGAGCTTGATGGTAAATTAGATGAAACTACCAATAACTTATATAAAAATTTAACCGGTTGGAACAAGGTTCAGATGAGCCGTCACCCTGATCGCCCGCAAACCCTTGATTATATCAATATGATCTGTGATGATTTTATTGAAATGCATGGCGATAGAACGGTTAAAGATGATAAGGCAATTATTGGCGGTTTTGCTTCTATAAATGGTCAAACGGTAATGGTTATCGGTCACCAGAAAGGTAAAAATACCAAAGAGCGTCAGTTTCGCAATTTCGGTATGGCCAACCCTGAAGGTTATCGTAAAGCATTACGTTTAATGCGCTTGGCAGAAAAATTTAATAAACCGGTTGTTTCTTTTATCGATACGATGGGTGCTTACCCTGGTTTAGAGGCAGAAGAACGCGGACAGGGTGAGGCGATTGCCAGAAACTTACTGGAAATGTCTATTCTACGAGTACCCATTATCTGTATCGTTGTAGGCGAAGGTGCTTCCGGAGGTGCTTTAGGTATCGGTATCGGCGATAAGGTTTATATGTTAGAACACACTTGGTACTCGGTAATTTCTCCTGAATCTTGTTCATCTATTTTATGGAGAAGCTGGGATTTTAAAGAGAAAGCTGCTGAATGTTTGAAATTAACTTCTGATGATATGTTTGGCAACAAGCTAATCGATGGCATTATTCCAGAACCGCTTGGAGGTGCACACCAGGATCCGGAGTTAATGGGCCGAACTTTAAAAGATTACCTTGTTAAAGATTTAGCGGCATTGGGTAAATTAAAAACGGATAAACTGATTGAACAAAGAATTGAAAAATTCTGTGCAATGGGTGTAGTAAACGAATAA